The region AAGAAACTCAAGTCACGCTTTATTgtaatagaatttattttagcattaaaatAAGTTAACCGAGTGATTTTTTTCCAATACAACACATTCTGTGATTGCATTTCTCCATAAAGGTCACATGCAGTGCTGCTTGTAACTTCATTTGCTGTATTTTAATGTctttcaaactgttttttttctcccagaGCACCGAGGCCGAGCGTCAGCCCCTGATTTCATCGTAAACTCCCCAGACGTCATGATGAACCGACATGCATTTAGACATTGAACTTGATTTCATTTTCACACGGTCAGAGTCGGTTCAAGGAGCATGATGCAGCAGACGAGTCAAAGTGCAAAGTTTGCCTCAGGTCACCTGACCTCGGATCCAGGTGTTTCAAAcgtgtttttaatgcatttaatgctTCAGACGATTGATTGAGTATCACAGAACCAAATAGCGCAGGCGTGTCCAAATCAGCCAATGAGTTTCATGTCctaaactgaattatacatCAGAAAACACTAATAGAGTGACAGCAGACGTGATGCAACACGTTACACATCAGTGCTCGAGATATTGATGTCACCTGTACACATCACAAAGAtattaatgcacttatgcaatTGCATTGAGCTCATCTGACAAATAAACTGACAGCGGTGCCAATTCATGCTTATTTCAGGACTAATGTAAGTTTTAGTCTGCTTCATGTGAATCGTACAGTCAATAATGTGCcagatgcattttaaaatcactaaatCCTTTTTTATAACGACCAAATAACTTGGTTTGGTGCCATGATGTATTTGCGCTTGTTTTCTCGTCTGCCATACAAgcgattttcttttctttagatGCAAACCAAGATTTTCATGGTACATTGGCTCAATAATTTTTATAGAGTCAGTTAATAACACTTTTACAATATTTCTGAAAGAAATTTACCATAATCACTAATTTAAACTCTTTGCAACTCTACAATTTCTTGAATAACCAGACACAACCTTGTTTTCAGTGTTCAGTAAATGCAGTATAACGTGTTTCATCAGTATTACCACAGCACTGGGAAGATTTGTTTTcctgaatatatttaatgttcGTTTTCATGCACTGATcggtttagtttttttttgtttgtttgtttgtataataAACCTCATGTCCTGCATGgttcatttcatgttttattcttgTAGGTGTTTGGTGGCAGTTCATGGCTGGTTTGGTGTTTTTGAGGTCTGAAAAGGGAAGATTTGAGGGTTGCTAATTTTGTTTCAGTGAAGTTCACAATATCACTACAGTATGTGATGCCTGTGGGTTTGATCTGAAACTGTGGTCTGATTTCAGTTTCACTTTTCCCAGGGTGGAAATCTCATGATTATGATTGTGAAatgataatatgaaatgtttatgAATTAAGACCCAGTGATGATGTTAGCTGAAAACAGACTGTTTTAGGTTTAAAAAAGGAATGTTCATGATttattccatttttaaaattcatttttttatgcatttatttcatcatgtgagcatttttagtttttgttttccttaaaaaaatattgcactatcaatgtaacaaaaataccgagacaaacaataaaacattttaacaaaaaaataataaaataaagcatgttACACCATCTCACTTTATGTGTctgatatttacaaaataaatacgtCCTGATTCTTCTGGAAGCTGCAGCTGATAATGAAATAGATTGGCTACAGATTATTTTGCCATGCGTGTTTGTATTTTATCAGATCAAACATCTCGGCCTCATTGAATCTGAATCAGAAACTATAGATGCAAAGTTAATATTTTACACATCATCAAGATCTGTACAACTATAAAACATCGATGATGAAACTGGAGTTCTTGTAGACGTGTTCCTGAGAGGTTTCTGAGGAGGTGAATGTGTCAAGAACAGGCCGGGTCATATTTCAGcccaaaatcaaataaattaaaacagttcTGATTTTGGAGGTTAATATGACCTGGACATTTCTTGATGGGATTCACCTGAATACAGTCTTGAGATTGATGTAGATAAAGTCTTCTGCTGTCTTTAGATGTTCTGTCAGATTGATGTAGGTCATGATGTTTGAGAAATCAAGGGATGCACAATTTTAGCCATTTTGTTTTCCATCATTTGATTTGGTGCCATCATCATTATTCCTCAGTCAAGCCTGTTGAGCTTTATTGAAGGAGCACGTGTGTTTCCTGAAAGTGAGGAAAAGTAGGTATGTTATTTTTGAAGCACTCGCATAAAAAATATACCACTCATAAAAATAGgaaatataaaatgtgtgaaaacatTTCCCGCTTGTTCTGGAGCGTAGCATAAATCTGAATTGCTGTGGAGTTGCTGATTCACGTAGCGGTCAATGTTTTCTGTGATAAAACTCTTTATCTGTTTACAGCTTAAGGTTCAGGTTTCTGTGTGAAAGTCTTTTTGTGATTAGAGTTGTCAATCATATAGAGATATTCTGCGATAAATTCGCATTTCTTAGCACGTTGCAATGGACCTTTTTCATATTTCCGGGTTTCTCAGCAGCGGAAGTCTTCATAGTTGGGTTAACTTGAAGAGCGGTGAATGGGAGagtaccacaaatatattttttgcactcccatttgctcaaatagcaataGAAAAACTCCACGATAGTGTTTCATGGCTTTCAATAAAAGGGAAAAAACTGAGAGAGACTGATAacagcagtcagaagagagaacgaTGTCAAATTTACCGTCCCTCCCATAGAGGCTGCATTAGAAACACTCGCATTAGCATAAActagtttttttgtaattttatgcaagataatacaatacaaagaatagtgttataaatgtacatacattttaaaaaaaatacaaatatgaaaaactttCGAGGATTTATGATGCTGATGACCGTTAAACGCGTCatcacagtcttgtgaaaagAGTCCATGTAAATCTTTTACGTGTTATTCAAAACGTTTTTTCGCGGTAAATTAGTGTTTCTTAGAGCGCCAAAATGAAGCGAATCGCGtgtttgaataatcaaatgattCTGCTTAATCGCACCGTTTTATGTCTATACAAACATACAGCCATATTTCGCGATAAATTCGCATTTCTCAGagcgctaaaaaaaaaaaaatgaatcgaTCGCGTGTTCGAATCAGTTTCAAATGTGATTCGGTTCTGATCGAACCACTTAGCGAGTCACAATATGTTATTTATAGCATTGCTTTACGGTAAATTCGTGTTTCCCGGAGCGTCAAAATGAAGCGAATTTGAATTATCAAATGCAATCCAGCTTTGAATCACAATGTATATGGTTTTTATGTCGAAACAATTGATCTAGTCATAGCGATATTTCTCGATAAATTTTCGTTTCTCATAGCGAGAAAAAATCCCTTGTGAGACACTTTACAAACTTGAGAAAACGAAGCGAATGGCGTGTTTCAATTGAATCACTTTCAAATAGGATTCGTTTTTGAATTGCTGGCGTTTCCCTGctaaacaatagaagcccaatagaaacgaTTACATAAATtgcaatggtttccattaaaataccattataaaaaccattataaaAATTCCtctttgtagtgtgttttgggcatttttccaacaggatttaacatcccaccaatagaatccatcacataccagtagacaccattatccattaaaaccaatacaattcccattataaccattaaaaccattacattttctattgtgttttgggcagggttctattggtttttttcagcagggtcaGGATGTTCGTTTTATGTCTACCCCCATTTTAAAGGATAACATAGCCTATTTTATCGCAATGAATTATTTATCAGCTTGGTTTGAATGGATATTCACATCTTCTtgcaggaagtgacatcattcaTTTATTGGCGGGAAAACATCCAAGTTTGCTATATTTGTAAGTATCAATTGATTTGATGAATGCTGTCATGTGTTGTGGTGTTAGTTGGTTTGTGGCCTTAATCCTGTTTGAtcatttggttacactttacaataatctCTCATTTCCTAACTTTATAGTTAATTCTAACATGGGCTAATGAGCAATATAGGCCTGcataggaatttttttttttttatatataatttaaatgtatataggctactttttaaaatatatacataaaatgtatataatatttaaaaaaaaaaactaatttagttaaaatacaattgttcatgttcacagtgtgttaactaatgctaacaaactaaaatgtattagtaaatggtAAAATTAACTTTAAGATTAATCATCTAAAAACTGTAGAAGTAGGCTATATTCATCGTCAGTTCTAGTTGACTATAGTGAAGAATTCGAAATTTTTCATGGAAATTATTTAAGCTGTTTGATTGATGCTAGAAAATATTTAAGCAGTTTTTCCATTTTCTGCCCCTGAACGTAAAAAGTcaggattcgaactcgggacgcccAGAGCTCAGCGGCAGGACTGAGGTGTTCGGTGCTGTTCTTCACCTGCAGTAGTTGGTTCCGCACTCATAATGATCTCTGCATCCAGAACCCACGGGTTTCAGAGTGTTCCATCGCCAGAGTAACGAGCGCTTGGCCCGGTGGATCAGTCCGGTCGCCCAGTCAGTCTCTATGGGTGCCGTCTGGACctgcagacagagagagagacagtgtgtGTTAGACTCAAATGTTCagcttgtaattttttttcatatcccatcatttttttacttttttttttctttttcaaaattgtTAGTTTGCGTCTcagagttaatttttttttttttataaaaaaaatttaggtAATTGTAaatttgtatctcacaattctgaattttttattgcaattgcaagtttacatctcacaattcagacattTCTTCTCACagtatcttgcaattctgaccttTTCCCCAaaattgagagagaaaaaaaatcagaattgggagaaataaactgaattgtgaaaaaaattcagaattgtgagatggggaaaaaaaaataattaataaaaaaaaaaaaaaaaaaaatcgcaattactttttcattttattccatggcagaaatgggcttccatactgAGATGATATGCAAATGTTTAATAAGTAATCTTCACTGCAATTTGGAGAGGAAATTATGTCCCATATGTACAAATTTAGACTCTCAAGCCGCTAAATTTAGAAAGCTGTCAAGGTCGGTCAAACCCCAAACATTTGCTCTGGGAGTGACATTGTGCAACTCCAAACAATGATTTACAGAAGTGTTACAGTACATGTGCAAACAAAAGCAGCAGGCAGAATAAAACAAGCGCTTCAGTCCATCACGCAGCATCGCCTTACAATCGCAGGAAAATGATGATATGAGAGCACTGTTATTCCAGCTGGAGGAAGCATTTCACATGCACATTACCAGATGATCCTGTTTTAGGATCGAGTGACACATGCAGCTGACTCCAGATCAGCTGATAGTGTGTTTTATGACTGAGACTGATATCACTGATATGCAGATCTTTCATCTTTTTTATTGGCTTATTTGTGGTATATGAGAGTAAACCCATATGgcagcaaaaaaatattttccaaaatattattaaatatattttctaaagtatgtttcataatttatttaccaatatattttttggccattttctttaatatttttgaaatataataatatatataaaaaacaaaaaacatttaaaaatatatttttgtctcatattatatttcaatttaagaaaatacattcacatacagtatgtcacattttaacatgatttaatttaatcagaTAAAGAAGCTAAAgatcatatatacagtatatataaaatattattattattattaatgttttgtctttctacttcaaaatttcatgtttaattcaaagtGTTACTTGCCGATTCTTTGTAAAATTTACAATAATTTTCTAGCATCAAtcaagttttatttaattatttaattagatCATCAGTGCAATTCAAAGTGATTTCCAGGCAAGAAAAAGTGATTGACACAAACGGCTTGAAATAACAAATAAGATCAAAATAATTTAgaagcaacatttaaaaaaaaaatcgttaaagtataaaaaagaaaatcaatattaaatacaacaaaactgaatatgaATTATGATTAAAGTTAATTCAAAACAAGTCCTAAAATAAAAGTCCTAAAACTTTCTTTGTCTTTGTAAGGAAGCAAGACTAAATAGagattttctgtattttctgcACTTCCACCGGAGGACTGAGTGAAAATGGTTTCTGCTCCAGTTTCTCCTGTGTGTCAGTGAGTTGTTTGGTCTCTGATGGTGTCAGATTGGTGATTGTGAGATGATGTACCTGTAAGGCCAGCAGCAGAGACAGCAGAGCGGTCAGGACGAGCAGACGCTGGGTCACGGGCATCATCTTTAGGCTTTAGCTGAACGTCTATCAGTGAGACAGAGCCGGAGCTGGACGCGCTTTATATGAGGCTGATAAGACTATCAGAGATCAATGATCAGCAGAAATGAGGACGAGTCCACGTCTGCGAGGGTAATGAGACCTTTATCAAACCCACTGCTAATGAGCTGGAGGACCAGAGCTTCACGTTAGACACCTCGATCGCCCTCATATTCTGTCTTGTGTTCGTGTTTGTCTGCTCAAAGTCCAAGCTGAGTAGTCCCCAATCATATAATGTTGGAATAAAAGTGCAATAAATGTGAGTTCTCAGAATGTTATGAACACATTCTACCAGATACGTCAATAGAACATTTGTTCAAAGtttatctggtctttaataacaTTCTTAAAACCTTATTTATACATCACTTACGGAATGtcttctgaaacattttagctGGACGTTcttgtaacatttttaaatgtcactgtTTGTTAGTTTCCAGGGATTCAGAGaatattcaaaagtaacattcccctaatgataaaatgtaacattctcTTAAAGGgccagttcactcaaaaataacaattctgtcatcatttacttcaCTCTTACGTTTTTCCAAAACTGAATATTGTCTATAATGTTCACACagccatttaaaaaacattggttttgtttttaacattagaaaTACTTGATGTTTTGAACGTTCAGAAataacatttgcataatttaatGAGAACATTAGCACAACATTcttaaaagcatttttgttaGTTTGGGTGCATTGATATTTAAGTTTTgtaaagtaattattaatacagacagtttatattttaattttaagcatTTATGACAGATCAAAGGTTTtgaaaaacattagaaatttaaaTTTCTTCAAGTGTGTCTGAATTGTAtcatgtcatttaaaaataataataataatatcatatattCCATTTTCTCTGTGGAGAGCAGTATTTGAAGAACAGGGTGTgaaaaaaactcattttcacTTCCTTAAATCCACTACTGAGCtattatgaaaaatgaaaacaaaaggccagctgtgtgttgttgttgttgaggtTTTCTTCACCTGTCCAGCAGAGGGCAGCATCTCTCCAGCTCATCTACTCTCTCATCTCAGATGATCTTTACACACATTCTCTTACTAACGTGCACATGTTTGCAGTGCTTCACTCTGTAAGAGGAACAGTAATTCTGAGTAATTCTGAGCTTAACTTGACTTCTAAGTGTCAGCATTTTATTTGCTCAAAATATTCTTTAGCATAAATCCTATTATATTAGTGCTCAtgtcattttattaaattgacaTGTAATTAATCAGTGCTGTCTGTGTAATTTAGATGCTGGAGTGTTGCTGTTGGTCCTGAGAGATGTGTGTTATTATAGGATGTATGGCGGTCATGAGTAACCATGGTAACGGGGTTCCTGATGTTCTGCAGTGGTTAGAGGCTGATAACTCGTGAAGAGGAAGTGCTCAGTTCTGCATCACGTGATTTCAGAGAGTTCAggtaaaggtgtgtgtgtgtgtgtgtgtgtgtgtgtgtgtgtgtgtgtgtgtgtgtttgtgtgtagatGGTAACCCACATCCTGTGAAAGTCTCAGGGCTGATTCTGATGTTTCCCTGCATGATAAAACAGGTCCATTTATCGATCATTTAAAGTTCAGTGCTGAGTTTGATCCAGTTATTAAAATGCTTTTCATAATACACACTGTTTCAGAGcatgcagctttacagaaaatcatgatgttaatgtttataacaTCTTAATATCTACATGCCTTATTGATGCATTTATCATATTAGAGCTGGATGATAATATGCTTACATTTTGTGATGACAAACAATCAAGCAGTTTTGCTATCGCTTTATGTGAGTGTACTGtataatataatgatatatatcCAACTTTATATACAGAGCTTTTGCAAAAATACAGTTTGCATTTCTGCAACACAATAAACATTCACACAGCCAAGATTTATAGTAGTTTTACAATTcgttattaatttattaattaaccagctaacaaaaatatgttctgattttatcattttgcaaacattatgggaatgttatTTTTGAATGTCCTCTGAGCGTTCTCAAACAtagtaacatttataaaaacgttCTGaacatccagaaaaaaaaaggtttcagaAATAAAACGTTCCATGAACAATGTATAAATAACGTTTGTTTATAACTTTGACAGAAATTTCTGAGaatgttccctgttagctgggatTTATTAATTCGGTATCTGCTGATATCGAGCATTATTCTTTGTCAGTGATCAGTTTAGTCTGCAGGAGATCAGAAGAAGCGTGAGCTCATGTTTAGCGCTATATGCTATGTTTGTGTTTCTATACGTTCACTACAgcactgtataaatatatatatacatcttTGTCTTTACATACTAGCTTGGCGTTCCCATCATTGTTTTCATGAATGCCGGGAAACACTTCCCAAAATTAACCCCAGAAGCACTGGACCCCCTGAAGCCCtccagcagtgtgtgtgtgtgtgaattgtTGTCTGGGATTGTGGGTATAGAGTTGTTCCTGTCCGTGGCTTGAACACACGGGCCCTTGTTTGTTtcacgtatgtgtgtgtgctcatcTGGGCCCCTGAGCGTCTGCTGTTGTTTCAGTCACGAATGAATCAAAGCGACGCGTCTCCTTCTGAAAGCAAACACACAATGGAGGATCTGATCCGGCCCTCCTTCAGCATAAAGCTGGGAAGGCCCCATCCTCCGGCACAGGGGCCCGTCTGCATTCATTATCTGCTCCTTTGATTGAAACACTCAAGGAAAACCTTCAGTAAATGAATGCaagttaaaataatcttaataatatatatatatatatatatatatatatatatatatatatatatatatatatatatatatataactttattgtaatttgtcattttatatattttatttaaatatattaaatgtaataaataatgattaaataataatttaaataatatacatttatatagtttaatttaataatttatatttttaatgtttatttaattgtcattttgtatatactataaaaatataaaaatattatttactaaattatataaaatgtaataaataataattaaattattttaatttaatttaataattttgtccTGTTTTGGCCacttgattaattaattaatttcattaaatcatttttatgaaataactttattattttatttaatttttgtgtatttatatttactttattattattattactgcctTTTATTAGCAaatgttttgctcttttgacagtATGCTTGTTTTGCTGTGAttcctgtattttattttttctttactatactactgtttttattgAGGAACACTTGGAATTAGAATCGTGAatatttttgaagcataaaatCATGGtcatttcatttaatgcatAACTTCTCAAAGTTTCTATTaatgaaaattttaaaaacgaACAGTGTTGCcataattacagtaaaaatggaAATACCAGAGCAGATATCTTAGTCCATATGGGCTCCTAAAGTATATTGTGTTGGACAGCAGGGGGCCTTTGAGTTCAAACACTGATGCTTTCCATGAAAGAATGAAAACAACCAGTGAACTCAAAGAAATCAACGCTGTTATTCAttaaggatacattaaattgatgaaaagtggAAGTAAAGACatgtaaaatgttacaaaagatttttatttcaaataaaaatgatgttcttttgaactttctaatcatctgtgaatcctggaaaataaaatgtatcccattttccacaaaaatattgggcagcacaagtattttcaacattgatcataatcagaaatgtttgttgagcagcaaatcagcatattaaaatgatttctgaaggatcatgtgacactgaagactggagtaatgatgctgaaaatacagatttgatcacagaaatcaattacagtttaacagatgattcacatagaaaacagcattttacattagaataatatttcacaatttttactatattgttcatcaaataaatgcagctttgctgagcagaagagacttctttcagactCATTACTATGGGACTCCTCCTGCGGCCAGTAATCTGTCTGTACTGTAAAGGACCTTAGTGAGGCCCCTCATCACGGGACCTGGGACATTCCTGTTCGTCTCCGTGACGACGGCGCTGGATTCTTTGAATAAAGGAGCCTGTGGCTTCACACACCACGAACAGCATACAAACACCTCTGAGCTGCAGCTTCTAGATAAATCAGCAGATGAATCACTAACATACACATTTTTGTGGCTGTTATGAATGGAAATACTCAATATAGTAACCCACTAATCTCTTGTTCTCTCATGTGCACCAGCAGGAGGCGTCAGACGTCACAACATTAACCTGTTCCTCCTCGTCTGAAGGTCAGATGTTTCTCCACACACCTTTCACCCAGAGCTGAGAGCGATTATGGGCTGTATGGAGGTCAAGCGTAAGCACGGAAACAGCTTCTTGCTGTTCTGGAATGTGTGATTGTGAAGAGGAAGTGCTGCATCACATGATCTGAGAGAATGCAGGTAAAAGGGCGAGTGCAGGGTGTGACCTCTGATCTGACCTTTCACTGCTCACACACACGACCTCTGATACACAGTCCAAAACCACAAACCAGAAAGACACAATGCCAGCTTGACCTTAATCATCGTGTAACTGATGTCACAAGGGGAAAAAATGTCTTGATCCTTgaaattgtttttctttgtgtggaaatataatttatacacatacatgcattaTTTGTCATATCCTCTATATTCTAGGGGTTAATTCAGGGTAAATGGCAAAAAGGGGCCCAACTGACCTTGATcctatatgtattattttatttttaaaactatttactttttatttaaaacaaaattttaaatagaCACTGTCAGGATCTTgcgataattttttttttttattacattttgattcgatttgatttttttaattagatttgatttttttatgtgattttttttatttcgtttttttttttgtctaaacatcttttttatttaaaagtttacTTTAAATTATTAAGAAATAGACATGATCAGGATCTTGCAACCAATTTTATGATgtgattattaattttatttctgatttgattatttatacaTGCACGcaaacacaaacagacacacacttaataatatctaaatatatttatataaatattttgattacatattttctttatttttaattaacatgttgatatatacagtatatatatatatatatatatatataaaatcaatttatcaattataaataaataaaatatataataaacatatttatgtatatttttgtgttttatatgttttctgtgtattttataaaattaatgaaaacatttatgaaacacatttttgcaaaaacatctatctatctatctatctatctatctatctatctatctatctatctatctatctatctatctatctatctatctatctatctatctatctatctatctatctaatctatctaatctatctatctatctatctatctatctatctatttgtttttgttagtgTTTACATGCAAAAATGGCAAACTGTGTGTTGATAACTGTAATGTCTTGGGTGATCAGCGGCTGCAGTATCAAGCGTGTGTTGTTTGTTATGAGTGTGCGCTGCTTTAACATCTGCAGGCGTTGACTCTTTAACTACTGTAACTTTATGCTGACTGACCTGTACATGCAGATCTGGAACAAACACTGCGTTcctcctctcgctctctctccgAGCGGCCCGTCCACGCCCGGATCCGCAGATGTTTTCCTATGACCCCTCGAGTGTCCGGCGTGGATAGGTCACAGGTCAGCTTTCTTCTTTAGTCTGTATGACACATGAAGGTCACATACTTCCCCTTTACTGCCTGTGATGCACTTAAAACACACCCTTGTTTCTGAATAAAGACTCGCGTGACCAGCAGAGTACAGCAGGGTCATGAAAAATGGGGATGTAAGATGTAAGGAAATAGAGAGGTTGTGATTGTTGTgccatcagagagagagagagagaaagagagcgagcaAGTGTCCTTGACTTACACAGGGTTTGTTTGTGATGTTTGCAGCTGTTTTGTCTTCATGAACAGCTCTGTGTGGAAAACAGGTATTTTAGTGTGTTTTGCTAAATATTTGAGGATTTTCTCttcaaacatttaaagattTTTGCCCCGGTAAAAGAAACAGGAAAATACATCACACAATACTGCACATTTTTCCCAAATGCAtgaatataaacacacattGTCCTTATCAAAACATTAAGAATCATTTTAGCTTAaaatcaaagaaagaaaaaatttattatattttacacattGTCTTTATCCAAACTTTATCAAAGTTGTCACGAAACATCAAGGACcatttcacctcaaaatcattatatatgtgtgtacacacacacacacacacacacacacacacacacacacacacacacacacacatatcaaattaaaaaatacatatatatatatatatatatataacaaaatataataaatataaaatataatgtaatttattatataaaatataataaattataaaaaaggataatatttactgagtaatccacAATTTTCTAGAGTCtagattcagagccaaattacaggacggaaaaatgacttcagaaagatgCCAGCATCATACTGTTACTTTCTCACAGAGATTGGTTGCTTTATTAGTAAAATCTGCtgactttagcaatctttgttgcattatgtgtCAATGGGGACCATTCAAAAACGAGGAAAGAGCACTTTTCAAGCTTTTTTTCCAAAGTTTGCaggcctgtaac is a window of Onychostoma macrolepis isolate SWU-2019 chromosome 21, ASM1243209v1, whole genome shotgun sequence DNA encoding:
- the LOC131528314 gene encoding liver-expressed antimicrobial peptide 2-like, encoding MMPVTQRLLVLTALLSLLLALQVQTAPIETDWATGLIHRAKRSLLWRWNTLKPVGSGCRDHYECGTNYCRKHTCSFNKAQQA